One window of Desulfovibrio subterraneus genomic DNA carries:
- a CDS encoding glycosyltransferase family 4 protein, producing MTTPHHNEHVMIYHHRTQGVDAQGIHIHEMNKAFKKLGYIVHKVSIYDDEAVGSESRSGLLSRIVATLPGPVYELLELGYNIPGTLRLYLAVRKLRPRFIYERYSLYNLAGAFVSRLTGIPLILEVNSPLAYEKAKYGTLYCKRLAQRCETFAVNSAHSTIAVSEVLRGMLVAEGGNADRITVMHNGVNPEEYQTNSHPTESVTQNRITLGFVGWFRDWHGLSEMLITLDELGAFHGNVHLQLIGDGPLRPRLEALIAERGLSEHVTITGALSRCDLLRTLPELDIALQPAATSYASPMKLFEYMAAGKAIVAPAQANIREILRDGENGLLFTPGDWRHMVSRVMELIAEPAKIRRIGDAASKDIEQNDRTWLGNAKRVVALLNK from the coding sequence ATGACCACCCCACACCACAATGAACATGTCATGATCTATCATCACCGTACACAAGGGGTTGATGCTCAGGGCATTCACATCCATGAAATGAACAAGGCATTCAAAAAACTCGGCTATATAGTACACAAGGTCTCCATATATGACGACGAGGCAGTGGGAAGCGAATCCCGATCCGGCCTGCTCAGCCGTATTGTGGCGACCCTGCCCGGTCCCGTATATGAACTGCTGGAACTGGGTTACAATATTCCGGGTACCTTGCGTCTGTATCTGGCAGTTCGCAAGCTCCGCCCCCGTTTCATCTATGAACGCTATTCCCTGTACAACCTTGCGGGAGCCTTCGTCTCCCGCCTGACGGGAATCCCCCTCATTCTGGAAGTCAACTCCCCGCTTGCCTATGAAAAGGCCAAATACGGCACACTCTACTGCAAACGCCTTGCCCAGCGCTGCGAAACATTCGCGGTAAACAGTGCACATTCCACAATTGCCGTTTCGGAGGTACTGCGCGGCATGCTGGTTGCCGAAGGAGGCAATGCCGATAGAATTACCGTAATGCACAACGGCGTGAACCCCGAAGAATATCAAACCAACTCACACCCGACTGAATCTGTCACCCAAAACCGGATAACCCTCGGCTTTGTGGGGTGGTTCAGAGACTGGCACGGCCTGAGCGAAATGCTCATCACTCTTGATGAGCTGGGAGCCTTTCACGGCAACGTACACCTCCAGCTCATAGGCGACGGCCCCCTGCGTCCCCGCCTTGAAGCGCTCATTGCCGAGCGCGGCCTCTCGGAGCATGTAACCATAACAGGAGCACTCAGCAGATGCGACCTGCTCCGCACGCTGCCGGAACTGGACATCGCCCTGCAGCCTGCAGCAACATCCTATGCTTCCCCCATGAAGCTCTTTGAGTACATGGCCGCGGGAAAGGCCATAGTGGCACCGGCACAGGCCAACATCCGGGAAATTCTGCGTGACGGCGAAAACGGCCTGCTCTTTACGCCCGGAGATTGGCGGCACATGGTCAGCCGTGTCATGGAACTTATAGCCGAGCCTGCCAAGATACGCCGCATTGGCGATGCAGCCAGCAAGGACATTGAGCAAAACGACAGAACATGGCTTGGAAACGCTAAACGTGTTGTCGCACTGTTGAACAAGTAA
- a CDS encoding O-antigen ligase family protein, with protein sequence MIKLLLYAIGSVTFNIPIVMTVLFMVFYIAIGVMSFKRPALALILYYGTAIMNPQFHYPLFTMLPMAKISAGICLLACMANARSLSFSLPKSLLLPLTFVLFSVLCTISAIDPSLAERRFGEFINIGIMLFMVVWAVETRDDLDCLFWGVLGSFWFGVLKNLVETQTMGRWYAVRGTGGWLSDSNDWALAVAMSVPLFYASCFHPRIKATWLRVFMGCTLMAALLVVTITSSRGAFLATGAAFGALMITESKKLRAVAGMGVILLVVIAYMPESYMDQINSIFDVGETASEVWQGEQQSDKYTGAERVYFWRVALQIMRENPITGIGWGNFVEQFALREGLEEGAVAHSTWFQVAAEAGAVALAAYVGMIITALISLLQSLKRAREQNDQLLALLARAFGAGIVAFIVGGSFISRENSELIFLYVIMAAMLPQVLTKHAAKMTSVQKPAAVGCELSEPASIESEPTASWAMQGEGGGPVADRPPRYVTRARKSARYVLKNNQKGK encoded by the coding sequence ATGATCAAGTTGCTGTTGTATGCCATAGGTTCCGTCACCTTCAATATCCCGATTGTGATGACCGTGCTGTTCATGGTCTTCTATATAGCTATTGGTGTGATGTCTTTCAAGCGCCCCGCATTAGCGCTGATATTGTACTATGGCACTGCGATAATGAATCCGCAGTTTCATTATCCGCTTTTCACCATGCTCCCCATGGCTAAAATTTCTGCGGGTATATGTCTGCTGGCCTGTATGGCTAACGCCCGCTCCCTGAGTTTTTCGTTACCCAAGTCGCTACTACTCCCTTTGACCTTCGTCTTGTTTTCCGTTCTCTGCACTATTTCTGCCATTGATCCTTCGCTTGCGGAGCGTCGGTTCGGTGAGTTTATCAACATAGGCATCATGCTTTTCATGGTTGTGTGGGCTGTGGAAACGCGGGATGATCTGGATTGCCTGTTCTGGGGAGTGCTCGGTAGTTTCTGGTTTGGTGTGCTCAAAAATCTGGTGGAAACTCAGACCATGGGCCGATGGTACGCCGTGCGCGGTACCGGCGGGTGGTTGTCCGATTCCAACGACTGGGCGCTGGCAGTGGCCATGTCTGTGCCCCTGTTCTATGCATCCTGCTTTCATCCCCGCATCAAGGCTACGTGGCTCAGAGTATTCATGGGTTGTACCCTCATGGCAGCCCTGCTGGTTGTGACTATCACCTCATCCCGCGGAGCGTTCCTCGCCACGGGGGCCGCTTTTGGTGCGCTCATGATTACCGAGAGCAAAAAACTCAGGGCGGTGGCCGGAATGGGTGTTATTTTGCTCGTGGTTATTGCCTATATGCCGGAAAGCTACATGGATCAGATAAATAGCATTTTTGACGTTGGCGAAACTGCATCCGAAGTCTGGCAGGGTGAGCAGCAATCCGACAAGTATACTGGAGCAGAACGTGTATATTTTTGGAGAGTTGCCCTGCAAATCATGCGTGAAAACCCGATTACGGGCATTGGTTGGGGTAATTTTGTCGAGCAGTTCGCGCTGCGGGAAGGGCTGGAGGAAGGGGCTGTTGCACACAGCACATGGTTTCAGGTTGCCGCAGAGGCGGGCGCAGTGGCTTTGGCGGCATACGTAGGTATGATAATCACCGCCCTTATCTCACTACTTCAGTCGCTGAAAAGGGCACGGGAGCAAAATGATCAACTGCTTGCTCTCCTTGCCCGCGCTTTTGGGGCTGGCATTGTGGCATTTATTGTGGGGGGGAGTTTTATCAGCCGTGAGAACTCTGAGTTAATTTTTTTGTATGTGATCATGGCGGCTATGCTCCCGCAGGTACTGACAAAACATGCTGCGAAGATGACTTCTGTGCAGAAACCGGCAGCGGTAGGTTGTGAACTGTCGGAACCTGCCTCAATAGAGTCTGAACCGACCGCAAGTTGGGCAATGCAGGGAGAAGGGGGAGGACCTGTGGCGGATAGGCCGCCGCGTTACGTTACTCGTGCGCGGAAGAGTGCGCGTTATGTGCTGAAGAACAATCAGAAGGGAAAGTAA
- a CDS encoding right-handed parallel beta-helix repeat-containing protein produces MNRHSSFTRGAVHHLLRLSFITGVALLVSLLCVGTQTAVARMLSIYPDCTSMPAGLEDAYCSIDEAAKVMKAGDVMLFKAGEHRLDKVYTLKPAGTKDAPCILRGEDGAVLKGTFDKATNIKEFGPDEYSGLKLFGSWFRLEHLTITNIGGGINLVGSNVVVKDVTVRDYSNYAFILNKSYNVVFDGLVASGSRFEHGVYLTSEGSEITFRNCLFEDTAVNGVHINGKNIRNVLIERCVFRNNSREWGACITQMNGASGIRIYNNLFYNNKGHIFTMGGRDVRIYGNTVYQEPRGREGQVFVVTAPLVDWSVKQNVFATNTHAFDVKSPAFLEGAEFDWNVYGQDASEPDSFYSGYGIEKNGMIDANVEFVHAPSGTGEADLRLRFGSDGASGAPLLPELREDCVGAMRKDGGVIGAYAEPGH; encoded by the coding sequence ATGAATAGGCATTCAAGTTTTACTCGTGGAGCAGTTCATCACTTGTTGAGACTGTCGTTCATAACCGGGGTCGCTCTTCTGGTCAGCTTGCTCTGTGTTGGCACACAAACCGCCGTGGCGCGAATGCTTTCCATCTATCCGGATTGTACGAGCATGCCTGCAGGGCTTGAGGATGCCTACTGCTCAATTGACGAAGCAGCCAAGGTTATGAAAGCGGGAGACGTTATGCTGTTCAAGGCAGGAGAGCACCGGCTGGATAAAGTGTATACTTTGAAGCCTGCCGGAACCAAGGACGCCCCTTGCATTTTAAGAGGCGAGGACGGTGCTGTTCTGAAAGGGACCTTCGATAAGGCGACTAATATAAAAGAATTTGGCCCGGATGAGTATAGCGGCCTGAAACTGTTCGGTAGCTGGTTCCGGCTGGAACATCTTACCATTACTAACATCGGGGGAGGCATCAATCTTGTGGGCTCCAACGTGGTTGTGAAGGATGTGACAGTTCGTGATTATAGTAATTATGCGTTTATTTTGAATAAATCGTACAATGTGGTATTTGACGGACTTGTAGCCAGTGGTTCGCGCTTTGAGCATGGCGTGTATCTCACCAGCGAAGGCAGTGAAATAACTTTCAGGAATTGCTTATTCGAGGATACCGCCGTCAATGGCGTGCATATCAACGGCAAAAATATTCGAAATGTACTGATAGAACGGTGTGTATTTCGCAATAACAGCCGTGAATGGGGTGCCTGTATCACGCAGATGAACGGAGCATCTGGTATACGAATCTATAATAATTTGTTTTATAACAACAAAGGGCACATTTTTACTATGGGCGGAAGGGATGTGCGCATTTACGGAAACACCGTCTATCAGGAGCCTCGTGGTAGAGAAGGGCAGGTGTTCGTGGTCACTGCTCCCCTTGTGGATTGGTCGGTAAAGCAGAACGTGTTCGCAACAAACACCCATGCCTTTGACGTGAAGTCTCCGGCATTTCTTGAGGGGGCGGAATTTGACTGGAACGTATATGGCCAAGATGCCTCGGAGCCGGATTCATTCTACAGCGGATACGGTATAGAAAAGAACGGAATGATTGATGCGAACGTTGAGTTTGTTCATGCTCCGTCAGGGACAGGCGAGGCAGACTTGCGTTTGCGGTTCGGTTCGGACGGTGCAAGCGGAGCTCCCTTGCTTCCGGAACTTCGGGAGGATTGCGTCGGAGCAATGAGAAAGGATGGCGGGGTAATTGGTGCGTATGCTGAACCCGGTCATTAG
- a CDS encoding N-acyl amino acid synthase FeeM domain-containing protein — protein MLTGQDRRRTIRIRRSSLLQCKLGDIDRPAIKIAEEPDEYKQAFGIIYEEYLKETYAKPHDSKLLYSAYSMLPKSVTFIFKSYLEVLSTVTLVQDTKIFGLPMDCLYKSEIQALRDSGRKVAEVANLATRRVNRWSNLMIYLAKALYRYAIFCKVNDVVIMVNPKHVRFYKEILLFEEFGEEKYYESVGAPAIALRANMDSFSKSLEGAYSETDFETDLYSFFVKVNNDIIEPEMQYSVEKNRLLDMQLARELFKARPELLQNLDPKQREYLEVAYHQALFCGGLFGEGELRGHA, from the coding sequence ATGCTTACCGGGCAAGACAGACGCCGTACAATCCGCATCCGCCGATCTTCCCTGCTGCAATGCAAGTTGGGGGATATTGACCGTCCGGCCATAAAGATTGCGGAAGAGCCGGATGAATACAAACAGGCGTTCGGCATCATATACGAAGAGTATTTGAAAGAAACCTACGCCAAGCCCCATGACAGTAAGTTGCTATACAGCGCGTATAGCATGCTGCCGAAAAGTGTGACTTTTATCTTCAAATCATATCTCGAAGTGCTCTCTACAGTCACGCTGGTGCAGGACACCAAGATTTTCGGACTGCCTATGGATTGCCTCTATAAGAGTGAAATTCAGGCATTGCGTGATTCTGGGCGAAAGGTGGCGGAAGTTGCCAACCTAGCCACTCGAAGGGTTAACAGGTGGTCCAATCTGATGATCTATCTGGCAAAAGCTCTGTATAGATATGCTATATTCTGCAAGGTCAATGACGTAGTAATTATGGTGAACCCCAAGCATGTCAGATTTTACAAGGAGATTTTGCTTTTCGAAGAATTTGGTGAAGAGAAGTACTACGAGTCAGTGGGTGCACCTGCCATTGCATTGCGGGCCAATATGGATTCGTTCAGCAAAAGTCTGGAAGGGGCATATTCAGAAACGGACTTTGAGACAGATCTCTACAGCTTTTTCGTTAAGGTAAACAACGACATAATTGAGCCCGAGATGCAGTACTCCGTAGAAAAAAACAGACTGCTCGACATGCAGCTGGCACGAGAACTATTCAAGGCCCGTCCAGAGCTATTGCAAAATCTTGATCCGAAGCAACGGGAATATTTGGAGGTGGCCTACCATCAGGCCTTGTTTTGCGGGGGGCTCTTTGGCGAAGGGGAGTTGAGAGGCCATGCCTGA
- a CDS encoding ThiF family adenylyltransferase — protein MDEAFCRNLGLVDYAGQQKLHNTRVAIAGMGGVGGVHLMTLARTGIGAFNVADMDSFAVANVNRQFGATLDSFGRPKLDVMVELASSVNPCICFKTFPEGISDANLDTFLQGVDIVVDGIDFFAFEIRRRLFKRAHELGIPVITAGPLGFSTAVLVFMPDGMGFDEYFDIHDELPEKHRYLHFAMGLAPRATHLAYLDRRFVDIHEKRGPSLHIACQLCAAMTATEVVRIVLGKGRVRAVPCFTQFDPYVGKFRKGRLPMGNRNPLQRIKIAVAKKLFLGGGGREGLVVPSKPQLVRRGEAALVEATEYVIRAGMQAPSGDNVQPWRFSPFDGGVDVILRSEADHSFFNYRQIASLVACGAAVENMRIAAAAIGLGPRVTLVPDPVEQAVSPVVARLEFVPDGLEREGVLHAALWRRCTNRNMFSAKPIPHEVCERLSRMVSSGHSGLEDVKLHWVTGKSERKSLARALFLADRIRVERQDLHEYFMSMVRFDAPRESVSGDGLPLKNLCAGVAGEQFLKLIRPWKAMRLANLTGVGRLMPMHSALGMMRSGGAGLLTVGKADMQSVLHGGLAVERVWIMLEHMGFAFQPMTAITLFRLREMLEGGEAFSDTHNGFMREAWSIVSELFPEVKGRIPLMLFRAGMGPRLKYGTYRRELHSFIPAS, from the coding sequence GTGGACGAGGCTTTTTGCCGTAATCTGGGGCTGGTTGATTATGCGGGACAGCAGAAGCTGCATAATACCCGTGTTGCTATCGCAGGGATGGGCGGAGTAGGGGGCGTGCATCTCATGACGCTTGCCCGCACGGGTATCGGTGCGTTCAATGTGGCGGACATGGATTCTTTTGCAGTGGCGAATGTCAACCGGCAGTTCGGAGCAACGCTGGACTCCTTTGGTAGGCCCAAACTGGATGTCATGGTGGAACTGGCCAGTTCCGTGAATCCGTGCATATGCTTCAAGACATTTCCTGAAGGCATTTCCGATGCTAACCTAGATACCTTCCTGCAAGGTGTTGATATCGTAGTGGACGGCATTGACTTCTTTGCCTTCGAGATTCGCAGGCGTTTGTTCAAGCGGGCGCATGAGCTGGGAATTCCCGTAATCACGGCCGGTCCGTTGGGGTTCAGTACTGCTGTACTTGTGTTCATGCCTGACGGTATGGGCTTTGATGAGTATTTTGATATACACGATGAGTTGCCGGAAAAACACAGATATCTACATTTTGCCATGGGTCTGGCTCCGCGCGCTACGCATCTGGCTTATCTGGACAGACGGTTTGTGGATATCCATGAAAAGCGTGGGCCGTCATTACACATTGCCTGTCAACTTTGTGCTGCCATGACCGCTACAGAGGTGGTGCGCATAGTGCTTGGCAAGGGGCGGGTGCGTGCCGTGCCTTGCTTTACTCAGTTTGATCCTTATGTAGGGAAGTTCAGGAAAGGCCGGCTACCTATGGGGAACCGCAATCCATTGCAAAGAATTAAGATCGCGGTTGCCAAGAAGCTGTTCCTGGGTGGTGGTGGGCGCGAAGGGCTTGTTGTCCCCTCTAAGCCCCAGCTTGTCCGTCGTGGAGAGGCCGCTTTGGTAGAGGCGACTGAATACGTCATCCGTGCAGGGATGCAGGCTCCTTCGGGAGATAATGTTCAGCCGTGGCGGTTTTCACCCTTTGATGGGGGAGTCGATGTGATTTTGCGGTCGGAGGCCGACCATTCATTTTTTAATTATCGTCAGATAGCGTCCTTGGTGGCCTGCGGTGCTGCCGTGGAGAATATGCGGATTGCCGCTGCAGCTATTGGCCTTGGACCACGTGTCACGCTGGTGCCAGATCCTGTGGAGCAGGCGGTGTCTCCTGTCGTGGCGCGTCTGGAGTTTGTGCCCGACGGGCTGGAGCGTGAGGGAGTGCTGCATGCTGCACTATGGCGGCGGTGCACCAATCGCAATATGTTCTCTGCCAAGCCTATACCACATGAAGTGTGTGAACGACTTTCACGTATGGTATCCAGCGGTCACAGCGGTCTGGAAGATGTGAAGTTGCATTGGGTAACCGGCAAGTCGGAACGCAAATCACTGGCCAGAGCCCTGTTTCTTGCTGATCGTATCCGGGTGGAACGTCAGGATTTGCATGAATACTTCATGTCCATGGTGCGGTTTGATGCGCCGCGTGAGAGTGTATCTGGTGACGGTTTGCCCTTGAAGAATTTGTGTGCCGGTGTGGCCGGAGAGCAGTTCCTGAAGCTTATACGTCCGTGGAAGGCCATGAGGTTGGCAAACCTGACAGGTGTGGGCAGGCTTATGCCCATGCATTCAGCCTTGGGAATGATGCGTTCCGGCGGTGCTGGCCTGCTGACCGTAGGAAAGGCTGATATGCAGTCCGTCCTGCATGGAGGTCTGGCTGTAGAGCGTGTCTGGATCATGCTGGAGCATATGGGCTTCGCGTTCCAGCCCATGACAGCTATTACATTGTTCCGTCTGCGGGAAATGCTGGAAGGGGGAGAGGCCTTTTCTGACACGCATAACGGTTTTATGAGAGAGGCTTGGAGTATTGTCAGCGAGTTGTTCCCAGAGGTCAAAGGGCGTATACCGCTTATGTTGTTTCGCGCCGGAATGGGGCCGAGGCTCAAGTACGGCACCTACCGTAGAGAACTGCATTCTTTTATACCCGCTTCGTAA
- a CDS encoding PEP-CTERM sorting domain-containing protein, which produces MKPAYLLYAAICMLLFSSSAFASIVNFGDSAEEWPGYNNAAVKDVNGIPDILGGSVSGHLGLDSLTINYQSDYTLRNNKGRLTDNGRLWSKLGFGDIFINANPETDNNWDYVVRASSNSIWNIYKVDIPLDGIYIKSNNSLGTPRKNHPIAANFWYYGIDSDDIIGTATYSGWEIPDGNGYQTPVSSTWAFSLFPGLSWGFDEPTFTLGLAIAPCANDVLFEEINVPTPEPATWLLFGIGLSGLMYMARRKNKA; this is translated from the coding sequence ATGAAACCCGCATACCTTCTTTACGCAGCAATCTGCATGCTGCTCTTCAGTTCGTCCGCCTTCGCAAGCATTGTCAATTTCGGAGATTCCGCTGAGGAATGGCCCGGATATAACAACGCCGCTGTCAAGGATGTGAATGGGATACCGGATATTCTTGGAGGCTCCGTATCCGGCCACCTGGGCCTGGACAGCCTGACCATCAACTATCAATCGGACTACACACTCCGGAATAACAAAGGCAGGCTCACCGACAACGGTCGTTTGTGGAGCAAGCTGGGGTTCGGCGATATCTTCATCAACGCCAACCCTGAAACGGACAACAATTGGGACTATGTTGTCAGGGCATCTTCCAACAGCATCTGGAACATCTATAAAGTAGATATCCCGCTCGACGGGATATATATCAAAAGTAACAATAGCCTCGGCACCCCCCGCAAGAATCATCCTATTGCAGCCAACTTCTGGTATTATGGCATTGACTCAGATGACATTATCGGCACAGCAACTTACAGCGGTTGGGAAATACCCGACGGTAACGGCTATCAGACTCCCGTGTCCTCAACGTGGGCTTTCTCGCTGTTTCCCGGTCTGTCATGGGGGTTTGATGAGCCAACATTTACTCTCGGCCTCGCCATAGCTCCATGTGCCAACGACGTTCTCTTTGAGGAAATCAACGTGCCAACCCCGGAACCGGCCACATGGCTCTTGTTCGGCATCGGCCTTTCAGGCTTGATGTATATGGCACGCAGAAAGAACAAAGCCTAA
- a CDS encoding diguanylate cyclase domain-containing protein: protein MIKTLLNTPHFSRNAKVLGASLLLFPAGWLAIRYTVVSEAGACNVTPLFLYAATYIGIFVCLFVYSQHKLQDMILVDPLTKTYNNRFFFKALDVEFAKSKRNDQPLSVVHFTILNARSLAKELGKTPDYIHRTFSETVATAIRNTDTFSRIDQNNYTLLLANTDETGAQVLARRLEAQVMSVFRKLKSTIPDAIAFGMCSTAFEKCTSAIEVFDNATKALDAARDSERNRIMSCTDGDCYRNETTH, encoded by the coding sequence ATGATCAAGACATTACTGAACACGCCACACTTCTCCCGCAATGCCAAGGTGCTGGGGGCCTCTCTGTTGTTGTTTCCTGCAGGCTGGCTTGCCATTCGTTATACCGTCGTGTCTGAGGCTGGAGCCTGCAATGTCACCCCCCTATTCCTCTATGCTGCTACCTACATCGGCATTTTTGTGTGCCTGTTCGTATATTCCCAACATAAACTTCAAGACATGATTCTTGTTGACCCGCTAACTAAGACCTACAATAACCGCTTCTTCTTCAAAGCGCTGGACGTTGAATTTGCCAAGAGCAAACGAAACGACCAACCTCTCTCAGTTGTCCACTTCACAATCCTGAACGCACGTTCTCTGGCCAAAGAATTGGGCAAAACGCCGGACTATATTCACAGAACATTCTCCGAAACTGTAGCGACAGCCATCCGCAACACGGATACTTTTTCACGTATAGACCAGAACAATTACACACTTCTGCTTGCAAACACAGACGAAACGGGCGCGCAAGTATTGGCAAGACGCTTGGAGGCTCAGGTAATGTCTGTATTCCGCAAGCTCAAGTCTACAATTCCGGATGCCATAGCCTTCGGCATGTGCAGTACCGCTTTTGAAAAATGCACATCTGCCATTGAAGTATTTGACAACGCTACCAAGGCGCTTGATGCAGCACGGGATTCCGAACGGAACCGCATCATGAGCTGCACAGACGGAGACTGCTATCGGAATGAAACTACCCACTGA
- a CDS encoding diguanylate cyclase domain-containing protein, translated as MIGLTTFNKLRLFPMPFVPYDASPHDIAKELVENNASTIPIETNNGDFTTASALQCLKIILTNDQKNQHLHKDNIITVSHTDNILTHLTCSNIRMGTLFVVTDEKAPIGYTNTTEIISQLFSNENCYTERLLSPEKYEIVNNSDSIYTVHKTLFTAHSRLAIVVNENGHPEGIITDKLVSSLIERGCDIWNTKASEVALGTLIIPNEDCLHLFLSTFLLKSIDIAVVVDDEGKPAGTISREDFLTGRCECPIRQSTALTHSPDSHQEGNTSSATFLEKVLTHTFKTGIIGTDEHLGIIYFNSAAGEFLDKPEILRLGNPIWIISDACNISRHEMLEALKNAKTGAEQVINSWLNINEEKHFVQYRISMVPSNDGLAGYVISIQDTTSQRHAEANIRKLAYYDKLTQLPNRLLFEERIQQEIKRCKRTNAQFTFMIMDLDGFKQINDTLGHHIGDLLLRAVGNRLERTVRASDTVARFGGDEFIFLLPDIGTAAAAQTFIIKIREITGEPYIIDEQKTSINGSLGYAIYPDDGDSYEDLLKKADARMYHNKRAC; from the coding sequence ATGATAGGCCTGACAACTTTTAATAAACTGCGACTCTTTCCAATGCCGTTCGTACCGTACGATGCATCACCTCACGACATTGCCAAAGAACTAGTAGAAAACAACGCATCAACTATTCCTATAGAAACAAATAACGGCGACTTCACCACCGCTTCGGCACTGCAATGCCTTAAAATAATTTTAACCAACGACCAGAAGAATCAGCACCTTCACAAAGATAACATCATAACGGTATCCCACACAGACAACATACTCACGCACTTAACATGTTCAAACATACGAATGGGAACATTGTTCGTTGTTACAGATGAAAAAGCACCAATTGGATACACAAACACTACTGAAATAATATCACAGCTATTCTCAAACGAAAATTGCTATACAGAACGCCTGCTCTCACCGGAAAAATATGAGATAGTCAACAACTCTGATAGCATCTATACAGTCCACAAAACCCTCTTCACTGCGCACAGCCGCCTTGCCATAGTCGTTAATGAAAATGGCCATCCGGAAGGTATTATTACGGACAAGCTGGTCAGCTCCCTTATCGAACGCGGATGTGACATATGGAACACCAAAGCTTCTGAAGTAGCCCTTGGAACCTTGATCATTCCCAATGAAGACTGTCTGCACCTCTTTCTTTCCACCTTCCTGCTCAAATCCATAGATATCGCTGTAGTAGTTGATGATGAAGGCAAACCCGCGGGCACCATCTCCCGTGAGGATTTTCTCACCGGTCGCTGTGAATGCCCGATACGCCAGTCAACGGCACTGACACACTCTCCAGACTCTCATCAGGAAGGAAACACAAGCAGCGCAACCTTTCTTGAGAAGGTACTTACCCACACCTTCAAAACGGGCATCATCGGCACCGATGAACACCTTGGCATTATCTATTTCAACTCGGCGGCAGGAGAGTTTCTGGACAAACCGGAGATACTGCGGCTGGGAAATCCGATCTGGATCATCTCCGATGCTTGCAACATATCACGACATGAAATGCTCGAAGCCCTCAAAAATGCAAAAACTGGCGCAGAGCAGGTCATCAATTCATGGCTTAACATCAACGAGGAAAAGCATTTCGTACAATACCGAATCAGCATGGTACCCAGCAACGACGGTCTTGCAGGCTATGTCATATCCATACAGGACACGACATCGCAGAGACACGCGGAAGCCAACATCCGCAAGCTGGCCTATTATGACAAACTCACCCAGCTGCCCAACCGCCTGCTGTTTGAGGAGCGCATCCAGCAGGAAATCAAGCGCTGTAAGCGAACGAACGCACAGTTCACCTTCATGATTATGGACCTAGACGGATTCAAGCAAATTAATGACACGCTAGGCCACCATATTGGAGATCTGCTGTTAAGAGCAGTGGGCAACCGGCTGGAACGGACAGTGAGAGCCTCGGACACAGTTGCTAGATTCGGTGGAGATGAATTCATCTTCCTGCTGCCGGATATCGGCACCGCCGCTGCAGCTCAGACGTTCATAATCAAAATTCGGGAAATTACGGGAGAGCCCTATATCATTGATGAGCAGAAAACCTCCATTAATGGTTCGCTGGGCTATGCCATATATCCTGATGATGGAGACAGCTATGAAGATCTGTTAAAAAAGGCCGATGCACGCATGTATCACAACAAACGGGCATGCTAG
- a CDS encoding PilZ domain-containing protein has product MSGSVTICFDLSVDEHRVLQFLAQTEGLSSGGYARNVIKRYLKESDSSESMGRERRRDFRQPVSIPAVSLVNYSDNVSKSHPVTIRDISKSGVCVVFSEMDIQLRDLLRSAMGFELVFTVPESGATVAFSCKVCRTIFGANVAMAGEFSNATHHEVGALSPIFQ; this is encoded by the coding sequence ATGAGTGGCTCTGTTACAATTTGTTTCGATTTGTCAGTGGACGAACATAGAGTGTTGCAATTTTTAGCCCAAACAGAGGGTTTATCCTCTGGTGGATATGCGCGGAATGTTATTAAACGATATTTAAAGGAATCTGACAGCAGTGAGAGTATGGGCCGGGAAAGAAGAAGGGATTTCAGACAACCTGTCTCTATTCCAGCGGTATCTCTTGTAAATTATTCCGACAATGTGTCGAAAAGTCATCCCGTAACAATCAGGGACATCTCTAAAAGCGGTGTATGTGTTGTGTTTTCCGAGATGGATATCCAGTTACGCGATCTGTTGCGGTCTGCAATGGGATTTGAACTTGTTTTTACTGTACCAGAGTCTGGAGCCACAGTCGCGTTTTCTTGTAAAGTCTGCCGAACAATTTTTGGCGCTAATGTCGCTATGGCCGGTGAATTCAGCAATGCAACCCACCATGAGGTGGGAGCACTGTCTCCAATATTCCAATAA